The following coding sequences are from one Musa acuminata AAA Group cultivar baxijiao chromosome BXJ1-6, Cavendish_Baxijiao_AAA, whole genome shotgun sequence window:
- the LOC135675567 gene encoding leucine-rich repeat extensin-like protein 3 produces the protein MAEKISTVIIKVDLDCCLCSKKIKKALCKLQKRFKIQSIVYDEKKNTVLVSGPFNPECLIKKLCCLACKVIKDIQIKPDDPPPPPPPPPPPPPEPAPPPPEPAPPPPEPAPPPPEPAPPPPAPEPPAPAPEPSPAPAPAPAPEPEPAPAPAPAPAPDPPPPKPEPAPPKPEPAPLAPPPEVLVKLPLWAFPAPVWPVCCYQPCPCYEPRHGCCRCCSCGQVSDGAPPPAAVPPPPAIYYGRPPCYEADGYKIVCEEEPYYGCFIM, from the exons ATGGCAGAGAAG ATCTCCACAGTAATCATAAAGGTCGATCTGGACTGCTGCCTTTGCTCCAAGAAGATCAAGAAGGCTCTGTGCAAGCTCCAAA AGCGATTCAAGATCCAGTCTATCGTCTACGACGAGAAGAAGAACACTGTCCTAGTCTCCGGCCCCTTCAATCCCGAGTGCCTTATCAAGAAGCTCTGCTGCCTGGCCTGCAAGGTGATCAAAGACATCCAGATCAAGCCGGACGAcccgccaccaccacctcctcctcctcctcctccgccacctgAACCGGCCCCTCCTCCACCCGAACCGGCTCCTCCCCCACCAGAACCGGCACCGCCTCCACCTGAACCGGCCCCGCCGCCGCCCGCCCCCGAACCGCCAGCGCCAGCACCTGAACCGTCTCCAGCGCCCGCGCCCGCGCCTGCACCTGAACCTGAACCGGCACCAGCGCCAGCGCCAGCGCCCGCTCCCGATCCACCACCGCCTAAGCCTGAACCGGCTCCACCGAAGCCAGAGCCGGCCCCACTGGCGCCGCCGCCCGAGGTACTGGTGAAGCTGCCCCTGTGGGCGTTCCCGGCCCCGGTGTGGCCGGTCTGTTGCTACCAGCCGTGTCCCTGCTACGAGCCGCGCCACGggtgctgccgctgctgctcctgCGGCCAGGTAAGCGACGGTGCACCGCCGCCAGCCGCAGTACCGCCGCCGCCGGCCATCTACTACGGTCGCCCTCCGTGTTACGAAGCAGACGGCTACAAGATCGTGTGCGAGGAGGAGCCCTACTATGGCTGCTTCATCATGTAA